The Maniola hyperantus chromosome 9, iAphHyp1.2, whole genome shotgun sequence genome includes a region encoding these proteins:
- the LOC117985307 gene encoding F-box/LRR-repeat protein 14-like has translation METMMDQDFCTIHKLPDEILLMIFDDICSRQLISVSKVCRRWKHLVSHIMQLMTPGDDVKIHGCLRALLVTSYIPTLPSPSVLISQIATTVPNLKELTISADYCLGETELKIIETMHNLRHLDIFTEKNRLDEDTPVPCNITSLVVNDSMCQGFLHKMQKQKVVKAFHMYGYSVYYSSSDMGRFLEQHSACLTELTLRCSQLTDNSYKTISQCAGLTSLQLYSCIQLTHNGASHLTNLTKLRRLHITGTRMLRVNASLNIIQNLPLDIVELNLSYSWFGDEHCSALAARLPNLRYLELWRSRVSPDGLVELVKLLTSIEDLDTDAIFTADHIKAFSGHQSLKNIRCRWIDQIQTPLYIKSAPFYIRSAMETVAGQHLRIDEEGPRAGHFYCWLQDLSIRIPPIPQPVPVEPSPFIHKKSATYNLFHTPLVLIHSAP, from the exons ATGGAAACGATGATGGACCAAGACTTTTGCACAATACATAAGCTTCCCGACGAAATTCTCTTGATGATTTTTGATGATATCTGTAGTCGTCAATTAATAAGTGTTTCGAAGGTGTGTCGACGGTGGAAACATCTAGTATCGCATATAATGCAGTTAATGACTCCTGGCGATGATGTGAAGATACATGGGTGTCTGAGAGCTTTGCTCGTGACAAGTTACATTCCAACTTTGCCGAGCCCTTCGGTCCTCATTTCTCAAATAGCTACTACAGTTCCAAATTTGAAAGAACTGACCATTTCTGCTGATTATTGCTTGG GTGAGACTGAactcaaaattattgaaaccatGCACAATTTGCGCCACCTGGATATATTCACTGAAAAAAATAGACTTGACGAGGACACGCCTGTACCTTGTAACATTACCTCACTAGTTGTGAACGACAGCATGTGTCAAGGGTTCCTGCATAAAATGCAAAAACAGAAAGTCGTAAAGGCATTCCATATGTACGGTTACTCTGTGTACTACTCCAGCTCAGACATGGGTAGGTTTTTGGAGCAACATTCAGCTTGTTTGACTGAGCTTACTCTGAGGTGTTCTCAGTTGACAGATAAcag CTATAAGACGATATCACAGTGTGCAGGCCTGACCTCCTTGCAGTTATATTCCTGCATCCAACTAACTCATAACGGAGCATCCCACTTAACAAACTTGACGAAACTTCGACGTCTGCATATTACTGGGACAAGGATG CTACGCGTCAATGCATCGCTAAACATCATCCAGAATTTACCACTTGACATAGTGGAACTAAACCTCAGCTACTCCTGGTTCGGAGACGAGCATTGCAGCGCTTTAGCTGCTAGATTACCAAATCTACGTTATTTAGAACTGTGGCGTTCAAGAGTGTCACCCGATGGGCTCGTTGAGCTGGTAAAGCTGCTGACATCCATTGAAGATCTCGATACGGATGCGATTTTCACCGCTGATCATATTAAGGCCTTTAGTGGGCATCAGTCCTTGAAGAATATTCGCTGCAGATGGATTGATCAG ATACAAACGCCATTGTACATAAAATCTGCGCCATTCTACATAAGATCTGCTATGGAAACGGTCGCTGGCCAACATCTACGCATAGACGAAGAGGGCCCCCGCGCTGGACATTTCTATTGCTGGCTGCAAGACTTGTCGATTCGGATCCCGCCCATTCCACAGCCCGTTCCCGTTGAACCGAGTCCGTTTATACATAAGAAATCAGCAACGTATAATTTGTTTCATACACCACTGGTATTGATTCATAGCGCCCCATAA
- the LOC117985429 gene encoding alpha-ketoglutarate-dependent dioxygenase alkB homolog 7, mitochondrial produces the protein MRMLTFSILKNCKFKPSLCKIYQNFSVDFSQRKVEPVAEKLPGDTSYIEILPSWRPDEAPELRVDVLRHMRILPNFVTEEEESGLLAEVEPHLKRMRYEYDHWDNAIEGYRETERGKWNEQNEGVISRVREVAFAPNAELLPYVHVLDLAAAGHIKPHVDAVRFCGDTIAGLCLSSSAVMRLTHEKTPHLALDALLERRSLYIMSGVARYSFSHAVLGGEHSMWKGKRLPRTRRIAVICREQPRPEDRQ, from the exons ATGCGAATGTTAACGTTCAGCATTCTCAAAAACTGCAAATTCAAGCCTTCACTGTGTAAAATTTACCAGAATTTCAGTGTAGATTTTTCTCAACGTAAAGTTGAACCTGTAGCTGAAAAATTACCAG GTGACACAAGCTATATAGAAATCCTACCATCCTGGAGACCAGATGAAGCTCCAGAGTTACGGGTTGATGTCCTGCGGCACATGCGAATCTTGCCTAATTTTGTGACTGAAGAAGAGGAGTCAGGCTTGCTTGCCGAGGTGGAGCCCCACTTGAAAAGGATGCGGTATGAATATGACCATTGGGACAAT GCCATCGAAGGATACCGTGAAACAGAACGCGGCAAATGGAACGAGCAGAATGAGGGGGTTATATCGCGCGTGAGAGAAGTCGCGTTCGCTCCAAATGCAGAGTTACTGCCCTACGTGCACGTGCTAGACCTGGCTGCGGCTGGCCACATCAAACCTCATGTGGATGCTGTTAGA TTCTGTGGCGACACAATAGCGGGGCTATGTCTGTCGTCGAgtgctgtgatgaggttgactCACGAGAAGACGCCGCACCTAGCGTTGGACGCTTTACTGGAGCGCAGGAGTCTTTACATCATGAG CGGTGTAGCTCGGTACTCGTTTTCGCACGCGGTGCTGGGGGGCGAGCATAGTATGTGGAAAGGGAAGAGGTTGCCCAGAACGCGGAGAATCGCCGTCATATGTCGCGAGCAGCCCAGACCGGAAGACAGACAGTAG